Proteins co-encoded in one Cupriavidus nantongensis genomic window:
- the guaB gene encoding IMP dehydrogenase translates to MRLVQKALTFDDVLLVPAYSAVLPRDVSLRTRLTRSIELNIPLVSAAMDTVTEARLAISMAQAGGIGIIHKNLKPADQAREVARVKRYESGVLRDPITISPDMKIRDVIALSQQHGISGFPVVEGKAVVGIITNRDLRFEEELDAPVRAKMTPRDKLVTVAEGAPLEEAKRLMNRHRLERVVVVNQAFELRGLITVKDIQKAVDNPLASKDDHGQLRVGAAVGVGPDNDERVELLVKAGVDVIVVDTAHGHSQGVLDRVRWVKQNFPQVQVVGGNIATGDAARALVEHGADGVKVGIGPGSICTTRIVAGVGVPQITAVSNVAEALKGTGVPLIADGGVRYSGDVAKALAAGAHTVMMGGMFSGTEEAPGETFLFQGRSFKSYRGMGSVGAMKDGAADRYFQEDNTANVDKLVPEGIEGRVPYKGSVMAIIHQLTGGVRASMGYCGSKSIADWHDSAQFVQITAAGMRESHVHDVQITKEAPNYHID, encoded by the coding sequence ATGCGTCTTGTCCAGAAAGCACTCACATTCGATGACGTGCTGCTCGTCCCGGCCTATTCGGCCGTCCTTCCCCGGGATGTTTCCCTCCGCACCCGCCTGACCCGCTCCATCGAACTGAACATCCCGCTGGTGTCCGCGGCGATGGACACCGTGACGGAAGCGCGCCTGGCGATTTCCATGGCGCAGGCCGGCGGCATCGGCATCATCCACAAGAACCTGAAGCCCGCCGACCAGGCCCGCGAAGTCGCGCGCGTCAAGCGCTACGAGTCGGGCGTGCTGCGTGATCCGATCACCATTTCGCCGGACATGAAGATCCGCGATGTGATCGCGCTGTCGCAGCAGCATGGCATTTCCGGGTTCCCGGTGGTCGAGGGCAAGGCCGTGGTCGGCATCATCACCAACCGCGACCTGCGCTTCGAGGAAGAGCTCGACGCCCCGGTGCGCGCCAAGATGACCCCGCGCGACAAGCTGGTGACCGTGGCCGAGGGCGCACCGCTGGAAGAAGCCAAGCGGCTGATGAACCGCCACCGCCTCGAGCGCGTGGTGGTGGTGAACCAAGCCTTCGAGTTGCGCGGCCTGATCACGGTGAAGGACATCCAGAAGGCGGTGGACAACCCGCTCGCCAGCAAGGACGACCATGGCCAGCTGCGCGTCGGCGCCGCGGTCGGCGTGGGCCCGGACAACGACGAGCGCGTCGAGCTGCTGGTCAAGGCCGGCGTCGACGTGATTGTGGTGGATACGGCGCACGGCCACAGCCAGGGCGTGCTGGACCGCGTGCGCTGGGTCAAGCAGAACTTCCCGCAGGTGCAGGTGGTCGGCGGCAATATCGCCACCGGCGACGCCGCGCGCGCGCTGGTCGAGCATGGCGCCGACGGCGTCAAGGTCGGCATCGGCCCGGGCTCGATCTGCACCACGCGTATCGTGGCCGGCGTCGGCGTGCCGCAGATCACCGCCGTCTCCAACGTGGCCGAAGCGCTCAAGGGCACCGGCGTGCCGCTGATCGCCGACGGCGGCGTGCGCTACTCGGGCGATGTGGCCAAGGCCCTCGCGGCCGGCGCGCATACCGTGATGATGGGCGGCATGTTCTCGGGCACCGAGGAAGCGCCGGGCGAAACCTTCCTGTTCCAGGGCCGCTCGTTCAAGAGCTACCGCGGCATGGGTTCGGTGGGCGCGATGAAGGACGGCGCGGCCGACCGCTACTTCCAGGAAGACAACACCGCCAATGTCGACAAGCTGGTGCCGGAAGGCATCGAAGGGCGCGTGCCGTACAAGGGCTCGGTGATGGCCATCATCCACCAGCTGACCGGCGGTGTGCGGGCCTCGATGGGCTATTGCGGCAGCAAGTCGATTGCCGACTGGCACGACAGCGCGCAGTTCGTCCAGATCACGGCAGCCGGCATGCGTGAATCGCACGTGCACGACGTGCAGATCACCAAGGAAGCGCCGAACTACCATATCGACTGA
- a CDS encoding DMT family transporter, with translation MGIGVLCGLLAGAFWGMVFIAPKLLPAFSPWELAIGRYLAYGLVACVAALPLLRRIARKLTRADCVALLRQAFTGNLLYYVLLAFGVQLAGVGPTSLIIGILPISVTIMGRRDHGAVPLARLLWPLLVVAAGIACINIDLFGGGHSAHAAAAGAVARPVWQKLAGVGCAAGALVCWTLYAVDNARYLQRNPHYSGNEWSALYGLSTGAVSAVLALVGWIIAGDTLGAADSGRDWQWFWMVNAAVALGASLIGNNLWNIASRRLPLTLSGQMIVFETLFALAYGFVFDQRWPRPLEIAAIVLLMIGVAWSVRLHATDKSA, from the coding sequence ATGGGAATCGGCGTATTGTGCGGGCTGCTGGCTGGCGCGTTCTGGGGCATGGTGTTCATCGCCCCCAAGCTGCTGCCCGCGTTTTCGCCGTGGGAACTGGCCATCGGCCGCTACCTGGCCTACGGGCTGGTGGCGTGCGTGGCCGCGCTGCCGCTGCTGCGGCGCATTGCGCGCAAGCTGACCCGCGCCGACTGCGTGGCGCTGCTGCGCCAGGCGTTTACCGGCAACCTGCTCTACTACGTGCTGCTGGCCTTCGGCGTGCAGCTGGCCGGGGTCGGCCCGACCTCGCTGATTATCGGCATCCTGCCGATCTCGGTCACCATCATGGGCCGGCGCGACCACGGCGCGGTGCCGCTGGCGCGGCTGCTGTGGCCGCTGCTGGTGGTGGCCGCGGGCATTGCCTGCATCAACATCGACCTGTTCGGCGGCGGCCACAGTGCGCATGCGGCGGCGGCCGGCGCGGTGGCGCGGCCGGTGTGGCAGAAGCTGGCCGGGGTCGGCTGCGCCGCCGGCGCGCTGGTCTGCTGGACGCTCTACGCGGTCGACAACGCGCGCTACCTGCAGCGCAACCCGCATTACAGCGGCAATGAATGGTCGGCGCTGTACGGGCTGTCGACCGGCGCGGTGTCCGCGGTGCTGGCGCTGGTCGGCTGGATCATCGCCGGCGACACCCTGGGCGCCGCCGACAGCGGCCGCGACTGGCAGTGGTTCTGGATGGTCAACGCCGCGGTGGCGCTGGGCGCTTCGCTGATCGGCAACAACCTGTGGAATATCGCCAGCCGGCGCCTGCCGCTGACGCTGTCGGGCCAGATGATCGTGTTCGAGACGCTGTTTGCGCTGGCCTATGGCTTTGTCTTCGACCAGCGCTGGCCGCGGCCGCTGGAAATCGCCGCGATCGTGTTGCTGATGATCGGCGTGGCCTGGTCGGTGCGCTTGCACGCCACGGACAAGTCTGCGTAG
- a CDS encoding DUF4124 domain-containing protein, translating to MQRSSAPCLLAAALAAVLVLPAPAALAYWQWRDANGHMVYSDVPPSTAATRILRAPGRHAGEFQPVQATQPADAATPAPAPAKASAKPTAPTPEEAFQKRREASLKAAAEEARRETEAAERAVRCAQLRNYATGLQQGMRAAVAGPDGSLQHLNSEQRQAEILKTSANLEKHCN from the coding sequence ATGCAACGATCGTCCGCGCCGTGCCTGCTTGCCGCTGCCCTTGCCGCCGTTCTGGTGTTGCCTGCGCCGGCGGCCCTTGCCTACTGGCAGTGGCGCGACGCCAACGGCCACATGGTCTACAGCGACGTGCCGCCGTCCACGGCCGCGACCAGGATCTTGCGCGCCCCGGGGCGCCATGCCGGCGAGTTCCAGCCGGTGCAGGCAACCCAGCCTGCCGACGCCGCCACACCCGCGCCGGCTCCGGCCAAGGCATCGGCCAAGCCCACCGCACCGACGCCCGAAGAAGCGTTCCAGAAGCGCCGCGAAGCCAGCCTGAAAGCCGCCGCCGAAGAAGCCCGCAGGGAAACCGAGGCGGCCGAGCGCGCCGTGCGCTGCGCGCAGCTGCGCAACTACGCCACCGGACTGCAGCAGGGCATGCGCGCCGCGGTCGCCGGGCCGGATGGGTCGCTGCAGCACCTGAACAGCGAACAGCGCCAGGCGGAAATTCTCAAGACCAGCGCCAACCTGGAAAAGCACTGCAACTGA
- a CDS encoding RnfH family protein gives MAPAERSAGTVHVAVCYARPDAVFLRDIDVPAGTTIAAAIVGSGLQQACPEVDPATMRVGIFGKLKTPETVVRDGDRIEVYRPLTADPKQARRKRVQKQRASGTREGQKWLRGNS, from the coding sequence ATGGCACCAGCTGAACGCAGCGCCGGCACGGTGCATGTCGCGGTCTGCTACGCGCGTCCGGATGCCGTGTTCCTGAGGGACATCGACGTGCCGGCGGGCACCACGATTGCCGCCGCGATCGTCGGCTCGGGCCTGCAGCAGGCTTGCCCGGAGGTCGATCCGGCAACCATGCGCGTGGGCATCTTCGGCAAGCTCAAGACCCCGGAGACGGTGGTGCGCGACGGCGATCGCATCGAGGTGTACCGGCCGCTGACGGCGGATCCGAAGCAGGCGCGCCGCAAGCGGGTCCAGAAGCAGCGCGCCAGCGGCACGCGCGAGGGCCAGAAATGGTTGCGCGGCAACAGCTGA
- a CDS encoding type II toxin-antitoxin system RatA family toxin, translating into MADVHKSVLLGYSAAQMYDLVTRVEDYPKFLPWCGGVEVFEQTETTLDAKIHIHFKGIQQFFHTRNTQERPTRIDMTFADGPFKTFNGSWRFTPLREDACKIEFHLHYEFSSLLLEKLIGPVFSMIANTFVDAFVKRAEVVYGTS; encoded by the coding sequence ATGGCAGACGTCCATAAATCCGTCCTGCTCGGTTACTCCGCCGCGCAGATGTATGACCTGGTCACCCGCGTGGAGGACTATCCCAAGTTCCTGCCATGGTGCGGCGGCGTGGAGGTGTTCGAGCAGACCGAGACCACGCTCGACGCCAAGATCCATATCCACTTCAAGGGCATCCAGCAGTTCTTCCATACGCGCAATACCCAGGAACGCCCGACGCGTATCGACATGACCTTTGCCGACGGGCCGTTCAAGACCTTCAACGGGTCATGGCGCTTTACGCCGCTGCGCGAAGACGCCTGCAAGATCGAGTTCCACCTGCACTACGAGTTTTCCAGCCTGCTGCTGGAGAAGCTGATTGGGCCTGTCTTCAGCATGATCGCCAATACCTTTGTCGATGCCTTCGTCAAGCGCGCCGAGGTGGTGTATGGCACCAGCTGA
- the smpB gene encoding SsrA-binding protein SmpB — protein sequence MTIADNKKAFFDYFIEERYEAGIVLEGWEVKAIRAGRVQIKEGYVVVRDAEMFLIGAHISPLQSASTHVKPDPVRTRKLLLKADEIKKLIGKVEQRGYTLVPLNLHYTRGRVKCEIGLAKGKKQFDKRETEKQRDWQREKARIMKGDNKD from the coding sequence ATGACCATTGCAGATAACAAGAAGGCCTTCTTCGACTATTTCATCGAGGAACGATACGAGGCCGGGATCGTGCTGGAAGGCTGGGAGGTCAAGGCGATCCGCGCCGGGCGGGTGCAGATCAAGGAAGGCTACGTGGTCGTGCGCGACGCCGAGATGTTCCTGATCGGCGCCCATATCAGCCCGCTGCAGAGCGCCTCCACCCACGTCAAGCCCGATCCGGTGCGCACGCGCAAGCTGCTGCTCAAGGCCGACGAAATCAAGAAGCTGATCGGCAAGGTCGAGCAGCGCGGCTACACGCTGGTGCCGCTGAACCTGCATTACACGCGCGGCCGCGTCAAATGCGAGATCGGCCTGGCCAAGGGCAAGAAGCAGTTCGACAAGCGCGAGACCGAAAAGCAGCGCGACTGGCAGCGCGAGAAGGCACGCATCATGAAGGGCGACAACAAGGACTGA
- a CDS encoding SPFH domain-containing protein, which translates to MLAFQLGLLPLIILIAVIVLIAKGIKIVPQQHAWVLERLGRYHATLTPGLSIVVPFVDRVAYKHVLKEIPLDVPSQVCITKDNTQLQVDGVLYFQVTDPMKASYGSSNFVVAITQLSQTTLRSVIGKLELDKTFEEREFINHSVVNALDEAASNWGVKVLRYEIKDLTPPKEILHAMQAQITAEREKRALIAASEGKRQEQINLATGAREAAIQKSEGERQAAINKAQGEASAILAVAEANAQAIQKIGNAIRTEGGMDAVNLKVAEEYVAAFGNLAKQGNTLIVPGNMGDMSSMIATALQIVKGQQKAA; encoded by the coding sequence ATGCTTGCTTTTCAGCTCGGTTTGCTGCCGCTGATCATCCTTATCGCCGTTATTGTGCTGATTGCCAAGGGCATCAAGATCGTGCCGCAGCAGCACGCCTGGGTGCTGGAGCGCCTGGGCCGCTATCACGCGACCCTGACGCCGGGGCTGTCGATCGTGGTGCCGTTCGTCGACCGCGTCGCCTACAAGCACGTGCTCAAGGAAATCCCGCTGGACGTGCCCAGCCAGGTCTGCATCACCAAGGACAACACGCAGCTGCAGGTCGACGGCGTGCTGTACTTCCAGGTCACCGACCCGATGAAGGCGTCCTACGGCTCGAGCAATTTTGTGGTCGCGATCACGCAGCTGTCGCAGACCACGCTGCGCTCGGTGATCGGCAAGCTGGAACTGGACAAGACCTTCGAGGAACGCGAGTTCATCAACCACAGCGTGGTCAACGCGCTGGACGAGGCCGCCTCCAACTGGGGCGTGAAGGTGCTGCGCTACGAGATCAAGGACCTGACTCCGCCCAAGGAGATCCTGCATGCGATGCAGGCGCAGATCACCGCCGAGCGCGAGAAGCGCGCGCTGATCGCCGCCTCCGAAGGCAAGCGCCAGGAGCAGATCAACCTCGCCACCGGCGCGCGCGAGGCGGCGATCCAGAAGTCGGAGGGCGAGCGCCAGGCGGCGATCAACAAGGCGCAGGGCGAGGCCAGCGCGATCCTGGCGGTGGCCGAGGCCAATGCGCAGGCAATCCAGAAGATCGGCAATGCAATCCGCACCGAAGGCGGCATGGACGCGGTCAACCTGAAGGTGGCCGAGGAATACGTGGCCGCGTTCGGCAACCTGGCCAAGCAGGGCAATACGCTGATCGTGCCGGGCAATATGGGCGACATGAGCAGCATGATCGCCACGGCGCTGCAGATCGTGAAGGGCCAGCAGAAGGCCGCTTGA
- a CDS encoding NfeD family protein: MAYYIWFVAAVLLVIVELNTGTFYLLMVAVGLAAAGVAALLGASPAAQTLTGALVAAVLIAGLRRTRFGKLRRGNAAADPNVNLDIGQELDVPAWDANRRARVPYRGADWTVELSPDCPPDRALAPGRYRIVAVRGSTLVVSPR; the protein is encoded by the coding sequence ATGGCGTACTACATCTGGTTCGTGGCGGCGGTGCTGCTGGTGATCGTCGAGCTGAACACCGGCACCTTCTATCTGCTGATGGTGGCGGTGGGCTTGGCCGCCGCCGGGGTGGCGGCCTTGCTGGGCGCCTCGCCCGCGGCGCAGACCCTGACCGGGGCGCTGGTCGCGGCGGTGCTGATCGCCGGGCTGCGCCGCACCCGCTTCGGCAAGCTGCGGCGCGGCAATGCCGCGGCCGATCCCAACGTCAACCTCGATATCGGCCAGGAGCTCGACGTGCCGGCGTGGGACGCCAACCGGCGCGCGCGCGTGCCGTACCGCGGCGCCGACTGGACCGTCGAGCTGTCGCCCGATTGTCCCCCCGATCGCGCGCTGGCGCCGGGGCGCTACCGCATCGTCGCGGTGCGTGGCAGCACGCTGGTGGTGTCGCCGCGCTGA
- the ppsA gene encoding phosphoenolpyruvate synthase, whose translation MTNQADNGAYVLPFEQLRMADVEIVGGKNSSLGEMISQLAEAGVRVPGGFATTALAFRDFLAHNNLTERISQRLKTLNVDDVKALAEAGAEIRDWVATAPFQPRLEQEIREFYARVAEGEGAEASFAVRSSATAEDLPDASFAGQQESYLNVSGIDDVLDKIKHVFASLYNDRAISYRVHKGFAHDVVALSAGIQRMVRSDLAASGVMFTIDTESGFPDVVFITSSYGLGETVVQGAVNPDEFYVFKPTLQAGKYPIIRRSIGSKLIKMEFTKPGEAGRVKTVDVPAELRNRYSITDEDVSELARYAMIIEKHYGRPMDIEWGKDGKDGKIYILQARPETVKSQSAGKAEQRFKLKGTAPVLTSGRAIGQKIGTGPVRVINDPSEMERVQPGDVLVADMTDPNWEPVMKRASAIVTNRGGRTCHAAIIARELGVPAVVGCGDATDVLKDGTLVTVSCAEGDEGRIYDGLLETEVTEVQRGEMPEIDVKLMMNVGNPQLAFDFAQIPNNGVGLARLEFIINNNIGVHPKAILDYPQVDADLKKAVESVARGHASPRAFYVDKLAEGIATIGAAFYPKPVIVRLSDFKSNEYKKLIGGSRYEPDEENPMLGFRGASRYIAEDFAEAFEMECKAMKRVRDEMGLTNVEIMVPFVRTLGQAEKVIELLARHGLKRGENGLRIIMMCEVPSNAILAEEFLQFFDGFSIGSNDLTQLTLGLDRDSGMELLAKDFDERDPAVCFMLSRAISACIRLDKYVGICGQGPSDHPDFAAWLAKEGIKSISLNPDSVVETWQKLAS comes from the coding sequence ATGACTAACCAGGCAGATAACGGCGCCTATGTGCTGCCGTTCGAGCAGTTGCGCATGGCTGACGTGGAAATCGTCGGCGGCAAGAATTCGTCGCTGGGCGAGATGATCTCCCAGCTGGCGGAAGCCGGCGTCCGGGTTCCGGGCGGCTTTGCCACCACCGCGCTCGCCTTCCGCGACTTCCTTGCCCACAACAACCTGACCGAGCGCATCTCGCAGCGCCTGAAGACCCTGAACGTCGACGACGTCAAGGCGCTGGCCGAGGCCGGCGCCGAGATCCGCGACTGGGTCGCGACCGCGCCGTTCCAGCCGCGCCTGGAACAGGAAATCCGCGAGTTCTATGCCCGCGTGGCCGAGGGCGAAGGTGCCGAGGCCTCGTTCGCGGTGCGTTCGTCGGCCACCGCCGAAGACCTGCCCGACGCCTCGTTCGCCGGCCAGCAGGAGTCCTACCTGAACGTCAGCGGCATCGACGACGTGCTCGACAAGATCAAGCACGTGTTTGCCTCGCTGTACAACGACCGCGCCATCTCCTACCGCGTGCACAAGGGCTTTGCCCATGACGTGGTGGCGTTGTCCGCCGGCATCCAGCGCATGGTGCGCTCGGACCTGGCCGCTTCCGGCGTGATGTTCACCATCGACACCGAATCGGGCTTCCCCGACGTGGTCTTCATCACCTCCAGCTACGGCCTGGGCGAAACCGTGGTGCAGGGCGCGGTCAACCCGGACGAGTTCTACGTCTTCAAGCCGACGCTGCAGGCCGGCAAATACCCGATCATCCGCCGCTCGATCGGCTCCAAGCTGATCAAGATGGAGTTCACCAAGCCGGGCGAAGCCGGCCGCGTGAAGACCGTCGACGTGCCCGCCGAACTGCGCAACCGCTACTCGATCACCGACGAGGACGTGAGCGAGCTGGCGCGCTACGCGATGATCATCGAGAAGCACTATGGCCGCCCGATGGACATCGAGTGGGGCAAGGACGGCAAGGACGGCAAGATCTACATCCTGCAGGCTCGCCCGGAAACCGTGAAGAGCCAGTCGGCCGGCAAGGCCGAGCAGCGCTTCAAGCTCAAGGGCACGGCCCCGGTGCTGACCAGCGGCCGCGCCATCGGCCAGAAGATCGGCACCGGCCCGGTGCGCGTGATCAACGATCCGTCCGAGATGGAACGCGTGCAGCCCGGCGACGTGCTGGTGGCCGACATGACCGACCCCAACTGGGAACCGGTGATGAAGCGTGCCTCGGCCATCGTCACCAACCGTGGCGGCCGTACCTGCCACGCCGCCATCATCGCGCGTGAACTGGGCGTGCCGGCGGTGGTCGGCTGCGGCGATGCCACCGACGTGCTCAAGGACGGCACGCTGGTGACGGTGTCGTGCGCCGAGGGCGACGAAGGCCGCATCTACGACGGCCTGCTGGAAACCGAAGTGACCGAGGTCCAGCGCGGCGAGATGCCGGAAATCGACGTCAAGCTGATGATGAATGTCGGCAACCCGCAGCTGGCGTTCGACTTCGCGCAGATCCCGAACAACGGCGTCGGCCTGGCCCGCCTGGAATTCATCATCAACAACAATATCGGCGTCCACCCGAAGGCCATCCTCGACTACCCGCAAGTCGACGCCGACCTGAAGAAGGCCGTCGAAAGCGTGGCCCGCGGCCATGCCAGCCCGCGCGCGTTCTATGTCGACAAGCTGGCCGAGGGCATCGCCACCATCGGCGCGGCCTTCTACCCGAAGCCCGTGATCGTGCGCCTGTCGGACTTCAAGTCCAACGAGTACAAGAAGCTGATCGGCGGCTCGCGCTACGAGCCGGATGAAGAAAACCCGATGCTGGGCTTCCGCGGCGCCTCGCGCTACATCGCCGAAGACTTCGCCGAAGCCTTCGAGATGGAATGCAAGGCCATGAAGCGCGTGCGCGACGAAATGGGCCTGACCAACGTCGAGATCATGGTGCCGTTCGTGCGCACGCTGGGCCAGGCCGAGAAGGTGATCGAGCTGCTGGCCAGGCATGGCCTGAAGCGCGGCGAGAACGGCCTGCGCATCATCATGATGTGCGAAGTGCCGTCCAACGCCATCCTGGCCGAAGAGTTCCTGCAATTCTTCGACGGCTTCTCGATCGGCTCGAACGACCTGACCCAGCTGACGCTGGGCCTGGACCGCGACTCGGGCATGGAGCTGCTGGCCAAGGACTTCGACGAGCGCGACCCGGCGGTGTGCTTCATGCTGTCGCGCGCGATCTCGGCGTGCATCCGCCTGGACAAGTACGTCGGCATCTGCGGCCAGGGTCCTTCGGACCATCCGGACTTTGCCGCCTGGCTGGCCAAGGAAGGCATCAAGTCGATCTCGCTGAACCCGGACTCGGTGGTCGAGACCTGGCAAAAGCTGGCTTCCTGA
- a CDS encoding pyruvate, water dikinase regulatory protein — MFIVSDGTGITAETFSHSILAQFEMRFRKVRMPFVDTPEKAHIAVGKINEAFHNEGVPPIVFTTLVNQEANKALRRAKAMILDMFQTFIEPLEKELGLKSTHAIGRFHQNADTEAYKNRIEAINFSLAHDDGQSHKNLEEADVILVGVSRSGKTPTSLYLAMQYGLKAANYPLIPDDFERGKLPSALYAFKPKIFGLSIDPQRLTEIRNERRPGSKYAALENCRYEVNEAEAMMRREGIKWLSSTHKSIEEIATTILQEIKVDRDNY, encoded by the coding sequence GTGTTTATCGTCTCGGATGGCACCGGCATCACCGCCGAGACCTTCAGCCACTCCATCCTGGCCCAGTTCGAGATGCGCTTCCGCAAGGTGCGCATGCCCTTCGTCGACACCCCGGAAAAGGCACATATTGCCGTCGGCAAGATCAACGAGGCGTTCCACAACGAAGGCGTGCCACCGATCGTCTTCACCACGCTGGTCAACCAGGAAGCGAACAAGGCACTGCGCCGCGCCAAGGCGATGATCCTGGACATGTTCCAGACCTTTATCGAGCCGCTCGAAAAGGAACTGGGCCTGAAGTCCACCCACGCCATCGGCCGCTTCCACCAGAATGCGGACACCGAGGCCTACAAGAACCGGATCGAGGCAATCAACTTCTCGCTGGCGCATGATGACGGCCAGTCACACAAGAACCTGGAAGAAGCCGATGTGATCCTGGTGGGCGTGTCGCGCAGCGGCAAGACCCCGACCAGCCTCTACCTGGCAATGCAGTACGGGCTCAAGGCGGCCAACTATCCGTTGATTCCCGACGACTTCGAGCGCGGCAAGCTGCCGTCGGCGCTGTATGCATTCAAGCCGAAGATCTTCGGCCTGTCGATCGACCCGCAGCGCCTGACCGAGATCCGCAACGAGCGCCGCCCCGGCAGCAAATACGCCGCGCTGGAAAACTGCCGCTACGAGGTCAACGAAGCCGAGGCGATGATGCGCCGCGAAGGCATCAAGTGGCTGTCGTCGACGCACAAGTCGATCGAGGAGATCGCAACCACGATCCTGCAGGAGATCAAGGTCGATCGCGACAACTACTGA
- a CDS encoding TrmH family RNA methyltransferase produces MKHVTSRDNALFKHLKALAGSTHQRRKAGQSLLDGVHLAQAYVAARGQPVTCLVSERHYDHAEVAPLLAQVDSERVVVLADALFTQISGVVNGIDLMLVIETPAGHLPARIEQDCIILDGVQDAGNVGSILRSAAAAGIRDAFLATGCAFAWSVKTLRAGMGANFHLNIVEHCTLESLAPRLAIPLLATSSHAEAAVFDTDLRGPVAWVVGNEGAGVSEGWMAHVTRKVGIPQPGGMESLNVAAATAICLFEAVRQRRGQ; encoded by the coding sequence GTGAAGCACGTCACCTCGCGCGACAACGCGCTGTTCAAGCACCTGAAGGCGCTTGCCGGATCCACGCACCAGCGCCGCAAGGCCGGCCAGTCGCTGCTCGACGGCGTGCACCTGGCGCAGGCCTACGTGGCCGCGCGCGGCCAGCCCGTGACCTGCCTGGTGTCGGAGCGCCACTACGACCACGCCGAAGTGGCGCCGCTGCTGGCCCAGGTGGACAGCGAGCGCGTGGTGGTGCTGGCCGACGCGCTGTTCACGCAGATCAGCGGCGTGGTCAACGGCATCGACCTGATGCTGGTGATCGAGACCCCGGCGGGCCACCTGCCGGCGCGCATCGAGCAGGACTGCATCATCCTGGACGGGGTGCAGGACGCGGGCAATGTTGGCTCGATCCTGCGCAGCGCGGCCGCGGCGGGCATCCGCGACGCCTTCCTCGCCACCGGCTGCGCCTTCGCGTGGTCGGTCAAGACCCTGCGCGCCGGCATGGGCGCGAACTTCCACCTGAATATCGTCGAGCATTGCACGCTCGAGTCCCTGGCGCCGCGGCTGGCGATCCCGCTGCTGGCGACCTCGTCGCATGCCGAGGCCGCGGTGTTCGATACCGACCTGCGCGGACCGGTGGCGTGGGTGGTGGGCAACGAAGGGGCAGGGGTCAGCGAGGGATGGATGGCGCATGTGACGCGCAAGGTCGGCATTCCGCAACCGGGCGGGATGGAATCGCTGAACGTCGCCGCGGCGACGGCGATCTGCCTGTTCGAAGCGGTGCGCCAGCGGCGCGGCCAATAA
- the rnhB gene encoding ribonuclease HII: MARRNAATPQLGLDLAPDARAIQYLCGVDEAGRGPLAGPVYAAAVVLDPKRPIRGLADSKILTAAKREALYEKICERALGWHIAFATVEEIDTINILHASMLAMQRAVQGLAASGVVPDLVQVDGNRCPQVAYPVEAIVKGDALVKAISAASILAKVARDRALMELHAAYPQYGFDSHVGYGTPQHMAALAEFGATPHHRRSFAPVREALAQRPLFTALGTAVPVIGDIAVMEADADAFAGAATQAATQPGTFLPPEAS, translated from the coding sequence ATGGCACGCCGCAATGCTGCCACGCCTCAGCTGGGGCTGGACCTGGCGCCGGATGCCCGCGCCATCCAGTACCTGTGCGGCGTCGACGAGGCGGGCCGCGGTCCGCTGGCGGGGCCGGTCTATGCCGCCGCGGTGGTGCTCGACCCGAAACGCCCGATCCGCGGCCTGGCCGACTCCAAGATCCTGACCGCCGCCAAGCGCGAGGCGCTGTACGAGAAGATCTGCGAACGCGCGCTGGGCTGGCATATCGCCTTCGCCACGGTCGAGGAAATCGATACCATCAACATCCTGCACGCCAGCATGCTGGCGATGCAGCGTGCCGTGCAAGGCCTGGCCGCCAGCGGCGTGGTGCCGGACCTGGTGCAGGTCGACGGCAACCGCTGCCCGCAGGTGGCGTACCCGGTCGAAGCCATCGTCAAGGGCGATGCGCTGGTCAAGGCGATCTCGGCGGCGTCGATCCTGGCCAAGGTGGCGCGCGACCGCGCCCTGATGGAACTGCACGCGGCCTATCCGCAGTACGGCTTCGATTCGCACGTCGGCTACGGCACGCCGCAGCATATGGCGGCGCTGGCCGAATTCGGCGCGACCCCGCACCACCGCCGCTCGTTCGCGCCCGTGCGCGAGGCGCTGGCGCAACGGCCGCTGTTTACCGCCCTGGGCACGGCAGTGCCGGTCATCGGAGATATTGCCGTGATGGAGGCCGATGCCGACGCCTTTGCCGGTGCCGCGACCCAGGCCGCCACCCAGCCCGGCACCTTCCTGCCACCCGAAGCATCGTGA